From the Euphorbia lathyris chromosome 6, ddEupLath1.1, whole genome shotgun sequence genome, one window contains:
- the LOC136233749 gene encoding B3 domain-containing protein REM19-like: protein MSTSDVYWFMAVLPFLRPSQWLQKGCSLRNILRFSAVHREEYSCIISVIFLYILEYEFAEFYSLDHGYLVVFEYDKSAAEFNVIILDNTATEIEYPFTFGANVDEQQFQERKIEVVESESDVSAEILPSNANLDEQFEKPPDFATTFNTKDQAEVLQRESKTSSTNKKLIKEEKKKAVEKALSNFQPENPSFTIIIQPSYVDSFLVIPRRFAKKYINKELANIILNSVDQRTWSVEYVEIKIGGIKVARLCHGWRKFVEDNHLKVGDVCIFELINHNATTTFKVVISRENQDAKTVCQC from the exons ATGTCAACCTCTGATGTTTATTGGTTTATGGCTGTGCTTCCTTTTCTTCGGCCTTCTCAATGGTTACAAAAGGGATGCTCTTTAAGAAACATTCTCAGATTCTCTGCTGTCCACAGAGAGGAATATTCTTGTATAATATCTGTTATATTCTTGTACATTTTAGAATATG AGTTCGCTGAATTTTACTCACTCGATCATGGATATCTTGTAGTATTTGAATATGATAAGAGTGCCGCTGAATTCAATGTCATCATATTGGACAACACTGCCACAGAGATAGAATATCCTTTTACTTTTGGAGCTAATGTTGACGAACAACAATTTCAAGAGAGAAAAATTGAAGTTGTTGAATCAGAAAGTGATGTTTCTGCTGAAATCTTGCCATCTAATGCTAATCTTGATGAACAATTCGAAAAACCTCCGGATTTTGCAACAACATTTAATACAAAGGATCAAGCTGAAG TGCTACAAAGGGAAAGTAAGACTTCTTCAACAAACAAAAAACTgataaaggaagaaaaaaagaaggcTGTTGAAAAAGCACTGTCCAATTTCCAACCGGAAAATCCTTCATTCACGATTATAATACAACCATCCTATGTTGATAGTTTCTTG GTAATACCACGTAGGTTTGCCAAGAAATATATCAACAAAGAGCTGGCAAATATAATTCTGAATTCTGTGGACCAAAGAACTTGGTCAGTTGAATATGTGGAGATAAAAATAGGTGGAATTAAAGTAGCTAGGCTATGTCATGGTTGGAGGAAATTTGTAGAAGATAATCATTTGAAAGTTGGCGATGTTTGTATCTTCGAATTGATTAATCACAATGCAACCACCACATTTAAAGTTGTAATTTCCAGAGAAAATCAAGATGCAAAAACCGTTTGCCAGTGTTAG